The sequence below is a genomic window from Lysobacter stagni.
CATAACCTATTGATCAATAAAGGCTGCGCTCGGGCGTGCGGCGCAACCAGCCTGCGGCCAGCGCCAGCCAGGCCAGTATCGCCACGATCACCGCCTTCTGGCTCAGCCCCCGCGGCAGCTCGCGCCAGAGTGCGTGAACCCACAACGCGAGGAAGCACGCCACGGCCAGGCCGAAGCCCAGCGCGAAGTGGCGCCGCCAGTCCGGATCGGCACGGAAGCGCCAGGACTGCAGCAGCATCGCCAGCGTCGTGCCGAGGAACGCGATCGGCGCGGCGATGCCATGGATCCGTGCCGCGAGGGTGATTTCACCGCCACGACCCAGGTCGGTTTCTGCCATCGCGGTCACGGCCAGCGCCATCGCGCCGATCACGAACAGCAGCATCGGCACCACGCTGCGCCGGGCCGGAGGCGTTGCAGCGTGAAAGCCCGCGCCCAGCGTCGCCAGCGCGATGGCCAGCGCGATGTACGCCACCTGCAACCACAGCGCGTGTGGGCCGACGAGGTAGAAGCTCAGCGGCGCGCGCACCCAATCCAGGTCCGCGCGCACACCCTGCAGCACCGTTGCGACGGTGGTGAATGCCAGTACGCAGGCCAGCGCCAGCGTGCCCATCCCGCGCGCCCGCGCGAGCGACCGTTGCGCCGCCACGGCCGGCATGCCGATCAACGTGCGCCCATGAAGTCGAGCTTGCCCACCGGCACGCCGTTGTGGCG
It includes:
- a CDS encoding DUF998 domain-containing protein, with the translated sequence MPAVAAQRSLARARGMGTLALACVLAFTTVATVLQGVRADLDWVRAPLSFYLVGPHALWLQVAYIALAIALATLGAGFHAATPPARRSVVPMLLFVIGAMALAVTAMAETDLGRGGEITLAARIHGIAAPIAFLGTTLAMLLQSWRFRADPDWRRHFALGFGLAVACFLALWVHALWRELPRGLSQKAVIVAILAWLALAAGWLRRTPERSLY